The Theileria orientalis strain Shintoku DNA, chromosome 2, complete genome genome has a window encoding:
- a CDS encoding uncharacterized protein (LUC7 related family protein) yields MDQIRATLAELMGKYEQKEDLESRKSFADPDVCKLFLTGICPHDLFENTKFYMGECAKIHSEKLRERYFNERKDHFFGYELDTLKVIQPILEDCDKKIARGKARVEDDVVRKRTLDPMIVEEAKRIDSQIQAKMALADELGMNGEVEESLKIVEEAEHLKKSKLEMLEKAGEGSFQQRLKPCDVCGALLSATDSDRRLTEHYSGKIHVGFQKLRDMSKALSAYIQENRDKGSGSSLNSTRDSRNGRRRSGTASKSPSRNNSDRSHRDRHRGYRDRAAYRDRDGHRRRSRSKSRSRSRSRRHR; encoded by the exons ATGGATCAGATAAGGGCCACGTTAGCAGAGCTAATGGGCAAATATGAGCAGAAGGAGGACTTGGAATCACGAAAGTCATTCGCCGACCCTGATGTTTGTAAGCTATTTCTGACCGGAATCTGCCCACATGACCTCTTCGAAAACACG AAATTTTACATGGGAGAATGCGCAAAAATACACTCTGAAAAGTTGCGAGAGAG GTACTTCAACGAAAGGAAGGACCACTTCTTTGGATACGAGTTGGATACCCTAAAGGTGATTCAACCAATTTTAGAGGATTGCGATAAAAAAATAGCAAGAGGAAAGGCGAGG GTGGAAGATGATGTCGTCAGAAAGAGGACGCTGGACCCAATGATCGTTGAGGAGGCGAAGAGAATAGACAGTCAAATACAGGCGAAGATGGCCCTG GCCGATGAACTCGGGATGAACGGCGAAGTTGAAGAGTCCCTCAAGATAGTGGAGGAGGCGGAGCACTTGAAGAAAAGTAAGCTAGAGATGCTGGAGAAGGCGGGTGAGGGAAGTTTTCAGCAGAGGCTGAAGCCCTGTGACGTGTGCGGAGCACTTCTATCAG CCACGGATAGTGACAGAAGACTCACCGAGCACTACAGTGGAAAGATCCATGTAGGATTCCAGAAGCTCAGGGACATGTCAAAGGCATTGTCGGCCTACATCCAGGAAAATAGGGACAA GGGCAGTGGCTCCTCCCTGAATAGCACCAGAGATAGTAGAAAcggaaggagaaggagcgGAACAGCATCAAAATCGCCATCCAGAAACAACTCAGACAGGTCTCATAGAGACAGGCACCGGGGATACAGAGATAGAGCGGCCTACCGGGATAGGGACGGCCACAGAAGAAGGTCTAGGTCGAAATCGCGATCGAGGTCGAGAAGCAGAAGACACagataa